The following DNA comes from Sphingorhabdus sp. M41.
GGCGATAGCCGCTCCGGCCAATTGCCCCTTCGATGGCACAATTTGCCGTGTGAGACCGATGACCTGCATGGTAATCTGCCCGGCAGGAAACAGGATCAGCGCACCAATCCCCGCCTCCAGACCGATATAGGCGCAGGAAAAAGCTGCGGCATAGACGAATAGGGACAACGCGCCGACCAGATCGCGGCGCTGCGGCAGGACTGACTGGCGTTTCTGTGCTCCGATCAGGAGCGATAGGACAATGGCACCCGCTGCAAGCCGAACAATTGTGTAGCCAGCCCAGTCGATTTGTCCGTCTGCCAGAGCAGCACGCGCCAGCAGCGAATTGCCGGCAAAGGCGGACAGAGTAATGGCCAGCAGGCAGCCTGTTGCCAGCCTGCCTTCAAATTTCACCACGGTTCAGCTAGGCTTGGCCAACAACACTGTCCCGCCCAGTTCAACCGTCTTGTGATAGCCCGGCCGCGCCACCAGCGCCTCGAAATAGCGCGCGCAATTCGGACGGCCGTCGAGCTGCCCCAGAGCCGCGCGCCCTTCGAGCATATAATGCAGATTGATATCCGCGCCGGTAAATTTATCCGCGACGAGGAAATCCTTGCCCTCCAGTTCAATCTCGAGATGGTCGAGCAGCTTGTCGACTTCGGCCTGCAGAAAGCCCTTCATGATATCGGGCAGCCCGCCGAGCATCGGCGCGATGCCGGTTATGATGAAGCTCATGCCCATCGTGCCTTCGGCGAAATGCAGCCATTCGAGATATTTGGCCCGTTCGGGATGATCGACCGCCACGCCGAGCGCGCCATCGCTGTGCCGCTCGATCAGATATTCGATGATCGCGCCGGATTCGACCATTACATGGCCGTCCACCTCGACCGTAGGCGCCTTGGCCAGCCGATGCACCTCACCCAGTTCCGGCGGCGCGCGCCGGGTCTTGGGGTCCCGGTGATAGGTCACCATCTCATATTCGATCCCGCCCTCTTCGCAGAGCCAGATGATACGGGACGAGCGGGAATAGTCGAGATGGTGCAGCTTGATCATGGGAAATTCTCCTTTGCGGCCACCTATACCGTTCGTCCTGAGCTTGTCGAAGGACAAATTGCACCCACTCACCGTGCTTCGACAGGCGCAGCACGAACGGAGTCCTGTGCTCCGCACTTGATGCGGAGCTCCGGCGTCTGCAAATGGCAGGCTGGCGCAAGGCTCCGCATCAGGTGCGGAGCACCGACCTAATGCCCGACCACGCCCAGACTCTCGAACGGCTTGTCATTCTCGCTATATTTCTCGACCAGCGTCGCACTCGCCTGATTGAGGCCGATGACCTCGACCGACTTGCCCTCATTCTTGAGGCGTTCGACGATCTTGTCCAGGATGCCGGTCGCGCTGATGTCCCAGAAATGCGCGTCATGGACATCGATGATCACGCTGTCGATGCCTTCCTCGTTGAACTCCATCGCCTCGTAGAGCATGTCGACAGAGCCGAAGAAGATCTGGCCGCCGAAGACATAGCGGTGAGTCGTCACCTCGACGAAATCCTGAATCGTGACCAGTTGACGGACTTTCCAGGCGAAGAATATGCCCGAGAGCAAGACGCCGGAGAGCACGCCAATCGACAGATCATGGGTGGCCACAACCATCACCACGGTGGCGATCATAACGACATTGGACGGCCATGGGTGATGGGTGATTTCGGTAAAGCTCTTCCAGCGGAAGGTGGAAATCGAGACAAAGATCATCACCGCGACCAGCGCCGGCATCGGGATCTGCGCGACCCACTGGCCGAGACCGACGATCAGCACCAGCAGCATCACACCCGCGACAAAGGTCGACAACCGCCGCCGGCCGCCGGATTTTATATTGATCACTGATTGCCCGATCATTGCGCAGCCACCCATGCCGCCGATCCAGCCGGTGACAAAATTGGCAAGGCCCTGACCATAGGTTTCGCGCTTCTTGTCGCTGCGCGTTTCAGTCATGTCATCAACAATAGAGGCGGTCAGCAGGGATTCGAGCAGCCCGACCGCAGCCATCGCCAGCGAATAGGGCGCGATGATCTGCAAGGTTTCCCAGCTGATCGGGATTTGCGGGATATGGAGCCACGGCAGACTGTCAGGCAGTTCGCCCATGTCGCCGACGGTAAACACATCGGCCCGGAAATACATGCTGACACCCGCGAGCACGATGATGGCCGCGAGCGGCGATGGCACCAATGTGGTAATTTTGGGAAGACCGTAAATGATCGCCAAACCGGCGGCGATCATTGCATAGGTTTCCCAGGTAAAGGCTTCACCGCTCATCTGCGGAATCTGCGCCATGAAGATCAGGATCGCCAATGCGTTGACGAAGCCGGTAATCACCGAGCGCGACACGAAACGCATCAACAGATCGAGCCGCAGCAAGGCCGCTATCGCCTGGAATATCCCCATCAATATGGTGGCGGCAAACAGATATTCGACGCCATGATCGCGCACCAGCGGCACCACGAGCACCGCCACCGCAGCGGTAGCCGCGCTGATCATCCCCGGACGTCCGCCGACCATCGAGATGATGACGGCGATCGAGAAGCTGGCATAAAGTCCGACCCGTGGATCAACTCCGGCGATGATCGCAAAACCGATGGCTTCCGGAATCAGCGCCAGTGCAACGACCAGCCCGGCCAGAAATTCGGTTTTGGGATTCGACAGCCAGTCGCGCCGAAAATCACTGTGAATCGCCATGGGCAGGCTCCATCATTAGAAAAAATGCTGCGCCGCAACATTGGAAAAACGTGCCTTTGCCGGAAGGGCTGGATTCAGTCAAGTTCAGCGGCCGTGCTTCGCAACGATGCGGAGCATATGCCGCCACAACACTGCCTCCAGCCTCCAAAGCTCCGCATCAGGTGCGGAGCACAGGATCAGCCAGCCCGAAAATCTGCCGTCACGGTGGCTACCGCGATGATCTCCTGCTCGTGACCGATTTCGCGCTGCGGCTCGGCCAGCGCTTGGCGCTGCCATTCCTGCATAGCCGGATGGGATATGATATGATCCACCCACGCCCGACCTGCAGCACCGATATCGAGGTCAAAACTGCGCACCCGAAAGGCAACCGGCGCATAAAAGGCGTCGACGATCGTGAACCGGTCCCCTGCCAGCCATGGCCCGCCAAAATCATCCAGCCCCTGCGCAAACAGTTCGCCGATCCGGTCAATATTCCGCTGCAGGCCGGGCTCGACCGCGTGCAGTGTCGCCCGCACGCCGACATTCATCGGACAGGTATTCCGCAGCGGCGCAAACCCGCCGTGCATTTCCGCCGCCGCGCAACGCGCCCAGGTCCGCGCCTTTTCGTCTTCCGGCCAGCATCCCGGATGCCGCTCCGCGAGATATTCCATGATGGCGAGCGAATCCCAGATGGTTTCGTCACCATCCTTCAGGCAGGGTACCTGCCCGTTGGGCGCGAACTTGCGAAACCGCTCATAATTATCTTCTTCGAAATAGATAATCTGCTCCGCAAACGGAATATCGAGCGCCTTCATCAATATCCACGGGCGCAGCGACCAGCTGGAATAGTTGCGGTTGGCGGTGATCAGGGTGTAGGTCATAAATCTGTTTTCTTTTATGAGTAGGGGCCAGAATCATTCGAACCGGGCTATGCTAGCACCGACAACGGGAAGATTGAACAATGACATTATCCAGAAGAGATTTTATCCGCTCAGCTCAAGCCGTGGGCCTATTCTATGCTTCCGTGTCAATCGCAGGATGCGCCCGCGCACATAGTGCCAATCGCTCCTTCGCCCTGATTCCCGACCCCGCCAAACGTCTCGATCTGCCGGAAGGTTTCTCCTATACGTTGGTCAGCGAGACCGGCGGCATAATGTCCGACGGCTTTTTCCGCCCCGGCCGGCCCGATGGCATGGCCTGTTTCGCGTATCCGGATGATGCCGACAAATGCATATTGATGCGCAATCATGAAAATTGGAACAGCGTCCCTCTTGGCAGTCCGTTCGGCAAGGACAATGAACTGCTCGACCGGGTTTCCGATAGCCAGCTCTATGATCGCAAGAAAGACGGCTCGCCCTTTTTCGGCGGCGTGACCAAACTGGTTTATGATCTCAAACACAAACGCATGGAACGGGATTTCCTGGTGCTTACCGGCACCGCGGCCAATTGCGCTGGTGGATCGACCCCCTGGGGAAGCTGGCTCAGCTGTGAAGAGGAAATGCTCACGCCGGAAGAAGGTCCGGGAAAATATCACGGATTCGTCTTCGAAACCCCGTCCAGCGCGACCGGCCTGATTGACGCCATACCGCTGACAGCCATGGGCCGCTTCACACACGAAGCTGCCTCTGTCGATCCGAAAACCGGCATCGTCTACATGACCGAAGATTCCCGGACCGGATTATTTTACCGGTTCATCCCGAAGGTACCGGGACAATTGCATGAAGGTGGCCGCCTGCAGGCGCTTGTCCTGACCAACAGAAAAGCCGCCATTACCTCAAACTGGCCCAAAGACTGGGGCGGCAATGCAGCCGCACCATTCATCGTCGGGCAGGATCATGTAGCCCAATGGATCGACCTCGACGATGTCGAAGCGCCCGATGGAGATCTGTCCCAGCGCGGTCATGCTGCCGGAGCCGCCATATTCATGCGCGGCGAAGGGCTCGACTATGCCGTGCGCATGGACGGAACAACTGGCGATTTCTATTTCACCTGCACCGAAGGTGGCGCGCAACGCGTCGGCCAAATATGGCGTTATACGCCCGACCATAGCCCGGACAGCGGACCGGAATCCGGCGGTACGTTGCAGCTATTCTTCGAATCCACCAGCGCCGATTCCCTCGACATGTGCGACAATCTGGTGGTTGCACCGTGGAACGACATCATCCTCTGCGAGGACGGACGCGGCGACCAATATCTGCGCGGCCTTACCCCCGACGGCAAAATCTACGACCTCGCCCGCAACGCGCACAAGGACCAGAGCGAATTCTGCGGCGCCTGCTTCTCGCCCGACGGCACGACCATGTTCGTCAATGTGCAGGAGCCGGGATATACTTATGCGATCACCGGGCCGTGGGAAACGTTGAGGGTCTGATAGTCAATAAGGGCGGCAATGGGGTTTACCTGATCCTTTTCCGTTCCAGGGTTTCAGTACGGCTCTCGATCGTTTTATTGCCGTCTGCATCCGTTATCACCAAAAGGCTTACCCGAACACGTTTTGAGATATTGTCGTCTGAAGCAGGGAAATAGGTCTCGGTAATCGTTCCCGCTATATCTTGCTGGCACCGCTCTTCAGTGGCATCGGCCAGAGCCACCGGCTCACCCATTATCTGGCCAACTATCACGTCGCTTTCGGCTTGATTACGGCAAACAAAATCGGGGTCGACGGAAAAATGCGCTGTTAGAACCGACTGGTCTGCTTCTGATGTTCCAGATTCAAGAATGGCCGAGTCCAATGCTCCTACCAGCGAAAGCTCTGCCCCTTCGACATATTTTGACGAATCTAATTCATAGTCCTCAAAAATGCCAATGGCGGACTGGGGATCGCAATCAACGAGAAACGCGCTCCAGGTAAAAATCCACTGCCCGCATAAATCTCGCGTCCAATTGGCTTTTTGTAGCCACGCTTCCAATCGCTCCTCCAACTCGGATTCGTTCAACAATTGCAGTGGCCCATTTTTTGGTTTGAAAATACGGGCCGGAAATCTCCATTCCCTTGCTCTGGCTTCTTCGTCCGGAAGATCAATTTCCAGTTCGACGCCTGCCGGCGTTACTGCAATCACTCTCTCTATTGCGGCTTGGCGGCCCGATGAACTACCGGTTGATTGACCGTCGCCATTCTTACTATCGGTTTTATAGGACAGTTTCAGTTCAAATATATTGCCGGGCTGCCGCTGCGTGTCCGATGCCACGGCCGGGAGCAAAGGCAGCGAGACAAAAAACAAAAACGCGACAAGCCCTCTGAACATCACCCCGCCCCGATCAATTCCCGGCCAATCAGCATCCGGCGAATTTCATTGGTACCGGCACCAATATCGAGCAATTTGCTATCGCGCCAGTAACGCTCGACCGGCCAGTCGGTGGTATAGCCGGCGCCGCCTAGGGCCTGGATCGACTCCTCGGCCACCCGGACACTATTCTCGCTCGCCAGCATCACCGCGCCGGCCGCATCGAAGCGCGTGGTCTGACCGGCGTCGCAGGATTTGTTGACATTATAGACATAGCTGCGCGCGCTGTTCAGGCGGACATACATGTCGGCGATCTTGCCCTGCATCAGCTGGAAGCTGCCAATCGGCTTGCCGAACTGCTTGCGCTCGCGGACATAGGGGATGACCGTGTCGAGACAGGCCTGCATCAGCCCGAGCGGGATCGCCGCCAGCACGGCCCGTTCGTAATCGAGACCGGACATCAAGACACCGACGCCGCCGTTGAGCGGCCCCATGACATTTTCTTCCGGTACTTCGCAATCGTCGAACACCAGCTCCGCCGTCGGACTGCCCTTCATCCCGACTTTCTCGATCTTCTGGCCGATGGAGAAGCCCTTCATGCCCTTCTCGATCAGGAAAGCCGTGATCCCGCCCGAACCCGCATCGGGGCGGGTCTTGGCATAGACCACCAAAGTATCGGCGCAGGTGCTGTTGGTAATCCAGAATTTCGTGCCGTTCAGGACATAGCCGCCCTGCACGGCTTCGGCCTTGAGCTTCATCGACACCACATCGCTGCCCGCTCCGGCTTCCGACATCGCCAGCGCGCCGACATGTTCGCCGGAGATCAGCTTCGGCAGATATTTGGCTTTCTGCTCCGCATTGGCCCAGCGGCGGATCTGGTTGACGCACAGATTGCTGTGCGCACCATAGCTCAGGCCCAGCGCCGCGCTGCCACGACTGACTTCTTCAACCGCAATCGCATGTTCGAGATAGCCGAGCCCCAGTCCGCCGTCTTCCTCGTCGACCGTAATCCCATGCAGGCCCAAATCGCCCATCTGCTCCCAAAGCTCGCGCGGGAACCAGTCCTCGCGGTCCATTTTCTGGGCCAGCGGCATGATCTTCTCTTCGGCAAAGCGGCGCGTGGTGTCGCGGATCTGGTCGGCCATTTCGCCGAGCTGGAAATCAAATTGTGGAGTGGCAATCATCGTTCGTTCCTCAATAAATCTGCCCCGCTTTAGCAGATTGCAAAGCCGTTTCCAGTGCTTGCGCGCAGCATGGTCCAATGCCATAGCGCGGCCATGCTCTATAACCTTGCAAAGCCCTTCATATTCGCGCTCGAAGCCGAACGCGCCCACGGCCTGACCATCGCCGGCCTGAAGACCCTCCCGATGGGCCCCGCGCCCAAATGCGATCCCGTTCTGGCGACCAGTGTCGCCGGTCTCGCCTTCGTCAATCCGATCGGCATGGCCCCCGGCTTCGACAAGAATGGCGAAGTACCCGACGCGCTGATCCGCATGGGCTTCGGCTTTGCCGAGGTCGGCACGCTGACCCCGCTGCCACAGGCAGGCAATCCCAAACCGCGCATCTTCCGGCTGGTTGAGGACAAGGCGGTGATCAACCGGCTCGGCTTCAACAATCGCGGCCAGCAGGAAGCCCTGCCCCGCCTCAAGAAGATGCGCGGGCGGATGGGCCAAGGCGTGCTCGGCATCAATATCGGCGCCAACAAGGACAGCACGGATCGCATCGCCGATTATGTCACCGGCGCAAAAAACATGGCGCCGCTGGCGGACTATCTGACGGTCAATATCAGCTCGCCCAACACCCCGGGGCTGCGAGCCTTGCAGGACAAGGGCGCGCTGGCGGAACTGCTGGCCGCCGTCATGGCGGCGATGGGCAAATCGAAGACTCCGGTCTTCCTGAAAGTGGCTCCCGATCTGGAGCCTGCCGACATCGACGATATTGTCGACGTCGCGATGGACCAGAAGATCGCCGCGCTGATCATTTCCAACACCACCATCACCCGGCCCGATCTGAAATCCGATAACCAGTCCGAAACCGGCGGCCTGTCGGGCGCACCGCTGAAAGATCTGGCGCTGCAACGCCTCAAGGATTTCCGCAAGACCAGCGGCGGCAAAATCCCGCTGATCGGGGTCGGCGGCATTGCTACGGCGGAGGACGCCTATGAGCGCATCCGCGCTGGTGCGTCATTGGTACAGCTTTATACGGCGATGATCTATGAAGGCCCGACCATAGCCGCCGCGATGAGCTGCCAGTTGGCCAAACTGGTCAAACGGGACGGCTTCACCAATATTGCCGAGGCTGTCGGCACGGCATAAAGCCTGTTGTTGCGCTATTCGCCGGCTCCCACCAGCACTACGCCTTCGCGGCGCGGATCAAAGCCACCGTCGACCTTGCCATTGCGGATCATCACGGCATGCACGCCGCTATCTTCGCCCTGGCCCGGCTTGAGATCAATCCCGCGCGCCGCAAGCCCCTGCAGAACCGCCGGATCGAACTTGTCCAATTCACCGCCAATGGCTGCCCCCCGGGCAACAAGATTGGGCAAGGCCAGAGCCTGCTGCATGGACAGGTTCCAGTCGATCGCACCGACCAGCGACTTTGCCACATAGGCCAATATGCTGTTGCCGCCCGCCGATCCTATAGCGCCCGCGAACTTGCCGTCGCTGTCGAGCAGGATCGCTGGCGTCATCGATGAACGGGGCCGCTTGCCCGGTGCCACCGCATTGGCCGCCGGGCGCCCCTCGGCATCAACCGGATTGAACGAAAAATCGGTGAGCTGATTGTTCAGAAAGAAACCGTCAACCATGCGGCCGCTGCCAAAGATCGATTCAACCGTCGTCGTAATCGAAACCACATTGCCCTGCGCATCGCGGACGATGAAATGGGATGTTCCAGCGGGTTCCAATGTATGATCAGCAGCAGCCTGCACCGCTCCGCGCGGCGTTCCCGCTTCGGGTGGAGCAGCGGCTGCGGTCTCGCCGATCAGGGCCGCACGCGAGGCAACATAGGCCGGCTCCAGCAGGCCCTTAACCGGAACCGAAGCGAAGGCTGGATCGCCGACATATTGGTCGCGGTCCGCGTACATCAGGCGGCTGGCCTCGGCGAACAGGAACCAGGCTTGCGCATCATCGGGGCTTCGCGTGGCAATATCGGTTTGTTCCAGCATCGACAGCAATTGCAGCAAGCCGACGCCGCTCGACGGCGGTGGTGGCACGCAGACAAGATAGACGCGATAGGGATTGCACAAAGCTTCCCGCTTGACCGGCTGGTAAGCGG
Coding sequences within:
- a CDS encoding glutathione S-transferase family protein, translating into MIKLHHLDYSRSSRIIWLCEEGGIEYEMVTYHRDPKTRRAPPELGEVHRLAKAPTVEVDGHVMVESGAIIEYLIERHSDGALGVAVDHPERAKYLEWLHFAEGTMGMSFIITGIAPMLGGLPDIMKGFLQAEVDKLLDHLEIELEGKDFLVADKFTGADINLHYMLEGRAALGQLDGRPNCARYFEALVARPGYHKTVELGGTVLLAKPS
- a CDS encoding SulP family inorganic anion transporter; amino-acid sequence: MAIHSDFRRDWLSNPKTEFLAGLVVALALIPEAIGFAIIAGVDPRVGLYASFSIAVIISMVGGRPGMISAATAAVAVLVVPLVRDHGVEYLFAATILMGIFQAIAALLRLDLLMRFVSRSVITGFVNALAILIFMAQIPQMSGEAFTWETYAMIAAGLAIIYGLPKITTLVPSPLAAIIVLAGVSMYFRADVFTVGDMGELPDSLPWLHIPQIPISWETLQIIAPYSLAMAAVGLLESLLTASIVDDMTETRSDKKRETYGQGLANFVTGWIGGMGGCAMIGQSVINIKSGGRRRLSTFVAGVMLLVLIVGLGQWVAQIPMPALVAVMIFVSISTFRWKSFTEITHHPWPSNVVMIATVVMVVATHDLSIGVLSGVLLSGIFFAWKVRQLVTIQDFVEVTTHRYVFGGQIFFGSVDMLYEAMEFNEEGIDSVIIDVHDAHFWDISATGILDKIVERLKNEGKSVEVIGLNQASATLVEKYSENDKPFESLGVVGH
- a CDS encoding glutathione S-transferase family protein, which encodes MTYTLITANRNYSSWSLRPWILMKALDIPFAEQIIYFEEDNYERFRKFAPNGQVPCLKDGDETIWDSLAIMEYLAERHPGCWPEDEKARTWARCAAAEMHGGFAPLRNTCPMNVGVRATLHAVEPGLQRNIDRIGELFAQGLDDFGGPWLAGDRFTIVDAFYAPVAFRVRSFDLDIGAAGRAWVDHIISHPAMQEWQRQALAEPQREIGHEQEIIAVATVTADFRAG
- a CDS encoding alkaline phosphatase PhoX, which gives rise to MTLSRRDFIRSAQAVGLFYASVSIAGCARAHSANRSFALIPDPAKRLDLPEGFSYTLVSETGGIMSDGFFRPGRPDGMACFAYPDDADKCILMRNHENWNSVPLGSPFGKDNELLDRVSDSQLYDRKKDGSPFFGGVTKLVYDLKHKRMERDFLVLTGTAANCAGGSTPWGSWLSCEEEMLTPEEGPGKYHGFVFETPSSATGLIDAIPLTAMGRFTHEAASVDPKTGIVYMTEDSRTGLFYRFIPKVPGQLHEGGRLQALVLTNRKAAITSNWPKDWGGNAAAPFIVGQDHVAQWIDLDDVEAPDGDLSQRGHAAGAAIFMRGEGLDYAVRMDGTTGDFYFTCTEGGAQRVGQIWRYTPDHSPDSGPESGGTLQLFFESTSADSLDMCDNLVVAPWNDIILCEDGRGDQYLRGLTPDGKIYDLARNAHKDQSEFCGACFSPDGTTMFVNVQEPGYTYAITGPWETLRV
- a CDS encoding isovaleryl-CoA dehydrogenase gives rise to the protein MIATPQFDFQLGEMADQIRDTTRRFAEEKIMPLAQKMDREDWFPRELWEQMGDLGLHGITVDEEDGGLGLGYLEHAIAVEEVSRGSAALGLSYGAHSNLCVNQIRRWANAEQKAKYLPKLISGEHVGALAMSEAGAGSDVVSMKLKAEAVQGGYVLNGTKFWITNSTCADTLVVYAKTRPDAGSGGITAFLIEKGMKGFSIGQKIEKVGMKGSPTAELVFDDCEVPEENVMGPLNGGVGVLMSGLDYERAVLAAIPLGLMQACLDTVIPYVRERKQFGKPIGSFQLMQGKIADMYVRLNSARSYVYNVNKSCDAGQTTRFDAAGAVMLASENSVRVAEESIQALGGAGYTTDWPVERYWRDSKLLDIGAGTNEIRRMLIGRELIGAG
- a CDS encoding quinone-dependent dihydroorotate dehydrogenase, with translation MLYNLAKPFIFALEAERAHGLTIAGLKTLPMGPAPKCDPVLATSVAGLAFVNPIGMAPGFDKNGEVPDALIRMGFGFAEVGTLTPLPQAGNPKPRIFRLVEDKAVINRLGFNNRGQQEALPRLKKMRGRMGQGVLGINIGANKDSTDRIADYVTGAKNMAPLADYLTVNISSPNTPGLRALQDKGALAELLAAVMAAMGKSKTPVFLKVAPDLEPADIDDIVDVAMDQKIAALIISNTTITRPDLKSDNQSETGGLSGAPLKDLALQRLKDFRKTSGGKIPLIGVGGIATAEDAYERIRAGASLVQLYTAMIYEGPTIAAAMSCQLAKLVKRDGFTNIAEAVGTA
- the ggt gene encoding gamma-glutamyltransferase, with product MKISRLIVAAAALLTASCAQTGLSEPAAVSAPTASAPSQEEPFVIAANPLAAQAGQDVLKRGGSAIDAAIAVQAMLSLVEPQSSGLGGGAFLTYLDGTTGKLTVYDGRETAPAQASPSMFLGPEGKPLGYRQAVTSGRATGVPGAVGMLALVHEEHGALDWSSLFSAAERTAEEGFVISPRLGRFLGFSFPQLDTPDAAAYFGNPDGKRKTTGDRITNPEYADFLRRLARNGPEALYSGSTAAKIVDKTRSAPLGGRMTIADLAAYQPVKREALCNPYRVYLVCVPPPPSSGVGLLQLLSMLEQTDIATRSPDDAQAWFLFAEASRLMYADRDQYVGDPAFASVPVKGLLEPAYVASRAALIGETAAAAPPEAGTPRGAVQAAADHTLEPAGTSHFIVRDAQGNVVSITTTVESIFGSGRMVDGFFLNNQLTDFSFNPVDAEGRPAANAVAPGKRPRSSMTPAILLDSDGKFAGAIGSAGGNSILAYVAKSLVGAIDWNLSMQQALALPNLVARGAAIGGELDKFDPAVLQGLAARGIDLKPGQGEDSGVHAVMIRNGKVDGGFDPRREGVVLVGAGE